The sequence below is a genomic window from Candidatus Auribacterota bacterium.
GTGTACAGCGGATTCAATCAGGCGTTCCGCAAGTACTTCGATTCCGACCCGATTGCCGTCACCAGTAGGCTGGCGCAGGAGGGAAAAATAATAATTCGCCCCGTCAAGGGAGGAGTGATGCTCTATCTCCCGGAGGAGACCACTGAGCGGCCGGATCCGGAGAAGGTGTTAAAAGATATCCTCTCCTGATCCTGCGCGCGGAGGGGGATCTCTGGGTCTCCTGGCCCGGGAGGAGGGGGAGGTGCGCGGCAATGAGCCGCAACGGACGCGTGAGTGTCGGCTGCGGGCGCAATCAATCGGAGGCGAACCATGAAAAGACCGGACTATGACCGGGAGCTCGCAAAGCTCATCGATCATACGCTCTTGAAAACGGATGCCAAGAAAAGAGATTTCGACAGGGTCTGCGAGGAGGCGAAGAAATACCATTTTCGATCGGTCTGCGTCTTCTCCGGTGATGTCGAGTACGTGGCGGCGAAGTTGAAGGGGTCCGATGTCATTCCGATCGCGGTGGTAGGGTTTCCTCACGGCCAGATGACGCCCGTCGCCAAGGCGTTTGAGGCGCATGACGCGATCGTGAGGAGAGGCGCCCGGGAGATAGATATGGTGATCAACGTGAGCGCCCTGAAGAGCAGGCACTACATCCTCGTCTTTGAGGATATCCAGCAAGTGGTGAAGGCTTGCGAGGGGAGGCCGCTCAAAGTCATTATTGAAACCGCACTCCTTACCAATCCCGAAAAGATCTGCGCCTGCTGTCTCGCGAAGACGGCCGGCGCCCGTTTTATCAAGACATCCACGGGGAAAGAGGAGGGCGGTGCGACGGTCGAGGATGTGAAGCTCATACGGGAGGTGGTGGGAGACGAGCTCCTCATCAAGGCGAGCGGCGGCATCAAAACGAGGGAGTTCGCCTACGAGCTCATCAGGGCGGGCGCCAACAGGATCGGCACGAGCCAGTCGGTCGCGATTGTCACCGGAAAGGCAGCGAAGGGCGGATAGTGAACTATAGGGATCATATGATGAAACGGGCGTGCATCGTATTTCTCGCGGTCGGTGCGGTGCCAGTGTACTCGTCCGGCGTCCCGCCCCCAGGGAAGGCCGCGGGTGTAGGGCCATCGGCAGAGCGGCGGCGGGTAGGAGGGCCCTGCGAATACGCTGAGTACCGCGGGACAGCCATGATTGCGAGAGTTGAGCAGACGGAGCGCTCTCGAAAGCAGGCAAGGAATGTGGGTGGCGCGGGATATGAGGGGTACGAGATATGGTTCCGGTTCACGCCGGAGGCTGATATACGGGAGGAGTGGGCTCGTCCCGCCGCCGGGAAAGAGCATCTCCTCTGCCTCATGAACTCCTGGTATCCTGGCCCTCGATACCTGGAAAAGTACGGCATTAAAAAGGGGCGCAGCTATCGCTGCACGCTGATGGTGATAACGAAGGGAACCTGCACGCCCACCATATTCGAGTTTCCCGAAATCAGCCGCGACGACTATTTCGAATCGGCACGGTAGCACGTCGTCTACTTTCAACTTTACACTTTTGGCTTTACACTTTCGGCTGTAGTAACCATGCTCCTGGAAATCCACGGTCACTCATCGAAGCACTCGACATGCAGCTCAGCGCCCCCGCTCGAGCTCGTGCGCCAGGCGCGGGCAAAAGCCCTCCAGGGAATCATCATCACCGAGCACCACTATCTCTGGTCGGACGAGGAGCTCCTCACCCTGCGGAGAGAAGCGGAGGTCGAGAATCATTTCCTCATCCTCGCCGGCCAGGAGGTCGAGACCGATGTTGGCCATCTGCTCGTCTATGGAGCCTCCCGATCAATCGAAGGGGGTCTCCCCGTTGCTGAGCTTCGGAAGAGGCACCCGGAGGCCGCGCTCGTCCTGGCCCATCCCTACCGCGATGGCAGAGAAGTTCAGCCTGAACTGCTGATGGGCCCGTGCCTCGACGGCGTCGAAATCTTCAGCGGCAACCACTCGGTCAGGGAGAACTGCCGCGGCCTGCGCGACTGGCACCGGTTCAAGTTCACCGCGACCGGCGGCACGGACATTCACGCGAAGAGGCAGGGCGATCTCTACCCCACTCAATTCGACCACCCCGTGAGGGATATCGGAGGGGTTGCCGCTGAGATAAAGGCGGGCCGCTGCAGGCCGTTTTTCAAGGAGATCCCCAAATCCGGCGCCAGCCTCGAGGTCACCGAAATCACCATCGGCACCAAGGGGGAGGATGAGTTGCGCCCCCGTATTATCTTCAGAAAATATGACTCGCGGCAGAAATGGGAGAAGGCCGAGCGGGCGTTCGGCATCATGAAGGAGATCTACCGCCACGGTTTCGATGCGGGCCCCTTCAGGGTTCCCACCCCCATAGACAGGGAACCGGAGACGCTCACCCTCATCGAGCAGGGGTTGAGGGGAAAGTCGCTGTTCGAGAAGCTGAAGCTCGCCGGCCCGGCCGGGGGACGGGAATTCGTCGAGCTGTCCGCGCGGTGGCTCGCGCGACTGCATAACCTTCGTTTGCGCGTGACCCCCCTTGAAAAGTGCATGGAGGAGGAACCTGCCCGCCTCGAGCGCTACGTGAAGCACTTCTCCCAAATCAAGCACGCAATGACAGAAGCTGCGGGGAGGATCATGGATGAGGTACGCGCGCGCGGATTGCGCATCATCGCATCCTCGCCTGAGTCGGTCGTGCAGTGCCATGGGGATTACCATCCAAAAAATATTTTCATCGGGCAGGACATGGCGGAGGACGGGACGACGCAGTTCGTCTCCGCCATCGACTTCGAGAGCTCCCACATCGCCCCTCGGGCGTTCGACGCGGGCTGCTTCCTCGCGCAGTACGAAAATCAGCTCTATCCGATTCCGCGTCTTCTGGAGAGCTGCCCGGGGGAGATCTTCCTGCAGGCATACCTCGGTGCGTCCGAGAATCTCCCGGGGGAATTTCTCTCGCAGGTCAGTGTCTACCGCGCCCGGGCGGACCTGAGCATCGCTTCCTACCTCATCGCGGTGGGCAAGGGAGAGAGCGACGATCTGAAAAGGGTCATGCGCGACGCGGAGAAGGCGCTGTCAGCCGCGTGACGGCGCCAATAAACAGGACTTATCCGGCAGGGCAAACTACCACACACAATTACATCTAATATCCTTATAGTTTATTCCCAACTTCTGCCACATTGCTTTCGTCTCTTTGCATAAAGCAATTTTATTGTATTTATACTTTTTCTTCAGATAATCCATGATACTCGAGTACATTTTTAACCGAGTTGTTAAATCAACTTTCTTTCCCCAGTTTGATGTTTCTTTAAGGTAATGAACCCATGAGGTATCTTTCGTTCCATTTATAGTACTCTGTAAGCCTCGGAGAGACCCAAAAGTTATTCTTTCAGGCTTCATTACCGAAAATACGCTATCTATAAGTTCTTTGTAATACTTTTCCCAACCATCAACCGGCACCATCGGATCTATTCTTATCCTTACTTCGTACCCCGACTTGTGAAGCTCACCGGCCGCTTTAATTCTATCTGATACCTTCGGCGCCCTTTTTTCCCATAGCTCTGCAACGGGTATGGCATTCAAGGTAAAACTTACTATTACCTGTTTGTGTGGATTTATCTCCAGAAGATTCTTTATATTGTTTGATTTTGTGAGGAACAGAACTTTATGCCTATCCTGGGATTCAAATAACGGGATAATAGCTTTTGAAAAAACAGTTGCTCCATTCTCCATCATAAGAGAGTCGGCAAGCTCGCCGGTATTTAGTATCTCTGGCTCGCTCACCTCATCTAAAAATGTCTGCACATGCAGTCTAACTTTTTCCATGTCTTTGATAACCGGCTTGATACCTTCAGGCCTGAATCTGAAAGTGCCTTTCAGATAACACCATGAGCAATCAAAAGGACATCCATAAGCCCATTTTAG
It includes:
- a CDS encoding phosphotransferase, which translates into the protein MLLEIHGHSSKHSTCSSAPPLELVRQARAKALQGIIITEHHYLWSDEELLTLRREAEVENHFLILAGQEVETDVGHLLVYGASRSIEGGLPVAELRKRHPEAALVLAHPYRDGREVQPELLMGPCLDGVEIFSGNHSVRENCRGLRDWHRFKFTATGGTDIHAKRQGDLYPTQFDHPVRDIGGVAAEIKAGRCRPFFKEIPKSGASLEVTEITIGTKGEDELRPRIIFRKYDSRQKWEKAERAFGIMKEIYRHGFDAGPFRVPTPIDREPETLTLIEQGLRGKSLFEKLKLAGPAGGREFVELSARWLARLHNLRLRVTPLEKCMEEEPARLERYVKHFSQIKHAMTEAAGRIMDEVRARGLRIIASSPESVVQCHGDYHPKNIFIGQDMAEDGTTQFVSAIDFESSHIAPRAFDAGCFLAQYENQLYPIPRLLESCPGEIFLQAYLGASENLPGEFLSQVSVYRARADLSIASYLIAVGKGESDDLKRVMRDAEKALSAA
- the deoC gene encoding deoxyribose-phosphate aldolase produces the protein MKRPDYDRELAKLIDHTLLKTDAKKRDFDRVCEEAKKYHFRSVCVFSGDVEYVAAKLKGSDVIPIAVVGFPHGQMTPVAKAFEAHDAIVRRGAREIDMVINVSALKSRHYILVFEDIQQVVKACEGRPLKVIIETALLTNPEKICACCLAKTAGARFIKTSTGKEEGGATVEDVKLIREVVGDELLIKASGGIKTREFAYELIRAGANRIGTSQSVAIVTGKAAKGG